The following are from one region of the Hymenobacter radiodurans genome:
- a CDS encoding four-helix bundle copper-binding protein codes for MSQSRTYATQNQEAQAVLDALSRCVAACEMCADACLSEEDTQMMVPCIRLDRDCADICRLTAAFIARGSDHAQHVLRECIEICQKCAEECGRHSHDHCQQCAEACRACVEACRSYQQ; via the coding sequence ATGAGCCAGTCCCGTACCTACGCCACCCAGAACCAAGAAGCTCAAGCCGTGCTCGACGCCCTCAGTCGCTGCGTTGCTGCCTGTGAAATGTGCGCCGACGCCTGTTTAAGCGAAGAGGACACCCAAATGATGGTTCCCTGTATCCGTCTCGACCGCGACTGCGCCGATATATGCCGTCTTACTGCCGCTTTCATCGCCCGCGGCTCCGACCATGCTCAGCATGTCCTACGCGAGTGCATCGAGATTTGCCAGAAGTGTGCTGAGGAGTGCGGCCGCCACAGCCACGACCATTGCCAGCAGTGCGCTGAGGCTTGCCGCGCTTGCGTGGAAGCCTGCCGGAGCTATCAACAGTAA
- a CDS encoding M2 family metallopeptidase: MKKTLFTGMAGVALGGALWSCAPTAKTPPTASTATETPAVAQPTAPDWRAQADAFLQQYSTQYQRLYTQSSEAEWRSNTHIVPGDTTNAAATARANQAMAAFTGSTENITRLRELLEHQADLSELQVKQLKAALYNAANSPQTIADVVTRRIKAETAQVEKLYGFDYKYQGKSVTTNDIDEVLRKEKNPVKRQAAWEASKAIGPTLKEGLLNLRGLRNETVKALGYPDYFTYQASDYDLTREEMMQLVRQINEELRPLYRELHTYARYELAKKYGQKQVPDYLPAHWVPNRWGQDWSSMVDVKGLNLDAVLAKKGAEWQVKQAERFYQSLGFAALPPSFYEKSSLYPLPAGANYKKNNHASAWHMDLENDVRSLMSVEPNTEWYETTHHELGHIYYSMSYTNPEVPVLLRSGANRAYHEAMGSLMGLAATQKPFLVGLDLVPASAKTDQTQTLLKEALNYVTFLPFASGVMSEWENSFYAENLPPDQLNAKWWELVKKYQGITPPTARGENFLDPATKTHINDDPAQYYDYALSYVILFQLHDHIAKKILKQDPHATNYYGSKEVGTFLRDIMAPGASKDWRTVLKDKTGEDLSARAMVDYFQPLMAYLKEQNKGRKYTM, encoded by the coding sequence ATGAAAAAAACGCTCTTCACCGGAATGGCCGGCGTTGCCCTCGGCGGTGCCCTATGGTCGTGTGCACCTACGGCCAAAACGCCCCCCACAGCCAGCACTGCCACTGAAACACCCGCAGTAGCGCAGCCAACTGCGCCCGACTGGCGTGCTCAGGCTGATGCTTTTTTACAGCAGTATTCCACTCAATACCAGCGTCTTTACACGCAGTCATCCGAAGCGGAGTGGCGCTCCAATACCCACATTGTACCCGGCGACACGACGAACGCAGCCGCTACAGCCCGCGCCAATCAAGCAATGGCCGCCTTCACCGGCAGTACCGAGAATATCACCCGTTTGCGGGAACTGCTCGAGCACCAAGCGGACCTGAGTGAGTTGCAGGTCAAGCAGTTGAAAGCGGCCCTGTATAACGCCGCCAACTCGCCCCAAACCATTGCGGACGTAGTCACGCGCCGCATCAAAGCTGAGACGGCGCAGGTGGAAAAGCTATATGGCTTCGATTACAAGTATCAGGGTAAGTCGGTGACCACCAATGACATTGATGAGGTACTGCGCAAGGAGAAAAACCCGGTCAAGCGCCAAGCTGCTTGGGAAGCCAGCAAAGCCATCGGGCCTACACTAAAAGAAGGCTTGCTGAACCTGCGCGGCCTGCGCAACGAAACGGTAAAGGCCCTCGGCTACCCCGATTATTTCACTTATCAGGCTTCGGACTACGACCTTACGCGCGAGGAAATGATGCAATTGGTGCGTCAGATCAATGAGGAGCTACGACCCCTTTACCGCGAGCTGCACACCTACGCCCGCTACGAACTGGCCAAAAAATACGGCCAGAAGCAGGTGCCCGATTATCTGCCTGCTCACTGGGTACCCAACCGCTGGGGTCAGGACTGGAGTTCGATGGTCGATGTGAAAGGCTTGAATCTGGATGCTGTATTGGCAAAAAAGGGCGCTGAGTGGCAAGTCAAGCAAGCTGAGCGCTTCTACCAGAGCTTGGGGTTCGCCGCTTTGCCCCCCAGCTTCTACGAAAAGAGCAGCCTGTACCCCTTGCCCGCCGGGGCCAACTACAAAAAGAATAACCACGCTTCGGCCTGGCACATGGACCTGGAGAACGATGTACGCAGTTTGATGAGTGTGGAGCCAAACACGGAGTGGTATGAAACGACCCACCACGAGTTGGGCCACATCTACTACTCCATGAGCTACACGAACCCCGAAGTACCGGTGCTGCTGCGTAGTGGGGCCAACCGCGCCTACCACGAGGCAATGGGCAGCCTGATGGGCCTGGCGGCAACGCAAAAGCCTTTCCTGGTTGGCCTGGACTTGGTACCTGCTTCGGCCAAAACCGATCAGACGCAGACCTTGCTAAAAGAAGCGTTGAATTACGTGACGTTTCTGCCGTTTGCTTCGGGGGTGATGAGCGAATGGGAAAACAGCTTCTATGCCGAGAATTTGCCCCCCGACCAGCTTAACGCGAAGTGGTGGGAGCTGGTGAAGAAGTATCAGGGCATTACGCCGCCTACTGCTCGCGGCGAAAACTTCCTCGACCCAGCCACCAAAACCCACATCAACGACGATCCCGCGCAGTACTACGATTATGCCCTCTCCTACGTCATTCTGTTTCAGCTTCATGATCACATTGCCAAGAAAATTCTGAAGCAGGACCCGCACGCTACCAACTACTACGGTAGCAAGGAAGTGGGCACTTTTCTGCGCGATATTATGGCGCCTGGTGCCAGCAAAGACTGGCGTACGGTGCTGAAAGACAAAACCGGCGAAGACTTATCCGCCCGTGCTATGGTCGATTATTTCCAGCCTTTGATGGCGTATTTGAAAGAGCAGAACAAGGGGCGTAAATACACGATGTAA
- a CDS encoding zinc-dependent peptidase, which produces MQREIEAIRDGKSDINSYAGTNEAEFFAVVTEYFFEKPEKLQENHPELYQLLSRALRQNPKKRFLRSAIDPREWLKTLRSRRKFGRNSPCPCGSGKKYKDCHLLQEQATAA; this is translated from the coding sequence ATGCAGCGTGAAATTGAGGCAATCCGGGATGGGAAGTCCGACATCAACTCGTACGCGGGCACCAACGAAGCAGAGTTTTTTGCGGTTGTGACGGAATACTTTTTCGAGAAGCCCGAGAAGCTTCAGGAAAATCACCCGGAGTTGTATCAGCTGCTTAGCCGAGCGTTGCGCCAAAACCCCAAGAAGCGTTTTCTGCGGTCCGCCATCGACCCGCGCGAATGGCTGAAAACGCTGCGCAGTCGGCGCAAGTTTGGTCGTAACTCTCCGTGCCCGTGCGGTAGTGGCAAGAAGTACAAGGATTGTCATCTGCTGCAGGAACAGGCAACAGCCGCATAA
- a CDS encoding LexA family transcriptional regulator — protein MINTNLKFWRRELGLTQAQMAEKLTIKRSLVGAYEEGRAEPKLTTLVNMARLFGITLDALVTTDFSKKSVAKAAMRHLDPALQVPEPPRPADRLRVLALTVDKDQNENIELVPLKASAGYLNGYADAEFIEELPKFRLPMLGSGGTYRAFEIEGDSMLPIASGTVIVGRYVDDWLTIKDGTPCVVVSGKEGIVFKRIFNRLKQGAMLSLHSDNPVYSPYEIDVEDVLEIWEAKAYISSTFPIADLSLNRLASIVLDLQQQMTTLKKA, from the coding sequence ATGATCAACACGAACTTAAAATTCTGGCGCCGTGAGCTGGGCCTCACCCAGGCGCAAATGGCCGAGAAGCTAACTATAAAACGCTCTTTGGTGGGCGCCTACGAGGAAGGTCGCGCAGAGCCTAAGCTCACGACCCTCGTGAACATGGCTCGCTTGTTTGGCATTACGCTGGACGCGCTCGTAACCACTGACTTTAGCAAAAAGAGCGTCGCGAAAGCGGCGATGCGTCACCTCGATCCTGCGCTGCAAGTGCCCGAGCCGCCCCGTCCCGCTGACCGCCTGCGCGTACTGGCCCTGACCGTTGATAAAGACCAGAATGAGAATATCGAGCTGGTGCCGTTGAAGGCCAGCGCCGGTTATCTCAACGGCTACGCCGACGCTGAATTCATTGAAGAGCTGCCCAAGTTTCGCTTGCCGATGCTGGGCTCAGGTGGTACGTACCGCGCCTTCGAAATTGAGGGCGACTCAATGCTGCCAATTGCTTCGGGTACCGTTATCGTGGGGCGCTATGTCGACGACTGGTTGACTATCAAGGACGGCACGCCCTGCGTGGTGGTAAGCGGCAAGGAAGGCATCGTGTTTAAGCGCATCTTCAATCGTCTTAAGCAGGGTGCAATGCTGTCACTGCACTCCGATAACCCGGTGTACTCGCCCTATGAGATTGATGTAGAGGATGTACTCGAAATCTGGGAAGCCAAAGCTTACATCAGCAGCACGTTCCCTATTGCCGACCTCTCACTCAACCGTTTGGCCAGCATCGTGCTGGACTTGCAGCAACAGATGACAACGTTGAAGAAAGCATAA
- a CDS encoding peptide deformylase has protein sequence MKTIADIVLLGDPRLYEQCAPVVEEELPLVAGWVADLHAVMEDIRATYHFGRGIAAPQIGVMKRLVYLHLDGQPRVLLNPELVELSPTMFELWDDCMSFPNLLVRVQRHQQVTVRYRDEHWQPQTWTVHDGISELLQHECDHLDGILCTMRALDPLSFRWRPTPASAESTSRMG, from the coding sequence ATGAAAACCATAGCTGACATCGTCTTACTGGGTGACCCGCGCCTTTATGAGCAGTGCGCTCCCGTAGTGGAAGAAGAATTACCACTGGTGGCCGGCTGGGTGGCCGACCTACACGCGGTGATGGAAGATATTCGGGCTACTTACCATTTTGGGCGTGGCATTGCCGCGCCGCAAATTGGCGTGATGAAGCGCCTGGTGTACCTGCACCTCGATGGGCAGCCTCGCGTGCTGCTGAATCCGGAGCTGGTAGAGCTAAGCCCTACCATGTTCGAGCTGTGGGACGATTGTATGAGCTTTCCTAATCTGCTGGTGCGCGTCCAACGCCACCAGCAGGTAACCGTACGCTATCGCGACGAACACTGGCAGCCGCAAACCTGGACCGTGCACGATGGTATCTCTGAGCTGCTCCAGCATGAGTGCGACCACCTCGACGGTATCCTCTGCACCATGCGCGCCCTCGATCCGCTGTCATTCCGCTGGCGCCCCACTCCTGCTTCTGCCGAAAGCACTTCACGTATGGGCTAA
- a CDS encoding alpha-amylase family glycosyl hydrolase, translating to MKKLYSNLLLLVLLVPLWAAAQTPSIQRVNPTNWWVGMKEPKLQLLVHGPNAGTLTYSIAYPGVKLVKTNTVENPNYAFLDLTIASSAKPGRVQIVGKKGSQTITQAWELKARDNSPKGQGVTQADFIYLAMPDRFANGDPSNDKFADMRDPNHDRSNGFLRHGGDLAGATQRLSYLKDLGITAVWFTPVIENNQPLTNEGGTMRASYHGYGFTDHYNVDRRLGGNSAYKAFVEKAHAAGMKVVQDAVYNHIGNTHWFIQDLPMKSWLHQWPSYTNTSYRQQPITDPYSSQIDKKITLDGWFVPFLPDLNQENPYVANFLIQHAIWSVENFGVDAWRIDTYMYNDQPFMNRCNQALLTEYPRIHIFGESSVNNVVDQAYYVRNNIDFKFKSNQPGGLDFVLEGAMVDGLKHDGSPQRMYEALAQDAVYQDPTKFVTFLDNHDHDRFLSVVGEDYNKYKLGLTWLLTTRGIPSMYYGTEILMKNLKNPTDAEVRKDFPGGWPGDKEDKFTAAGRTQKENEAFQFVRTLATYRRDHPVLHSGKLMQYLPQDGLYVYFRYDDKGTVMVATNATDKPIAMPTARFSERMNGFTKARNVLTNESLNSVTTIQVPAKTAMVLELMR from the coding sequence ATGAAAAAACTCTATTCAAACCTGCTCTTGCTGGTGCTGCTGGTTCCCCTATGGGCGGCTGCCCAAACGCCGTCCATTCAACGAGTGAACCCAACCAATTGGTGGGTGGGCATGAAGGAGCCGAAACTCCAGCTGCTGGTGCACGGTCCTAATGCCGGTACGCTTACCTACAGCATTGCCTACCCAGGCGTGAAGCTGGTGAAAACGAACACCGTTGAGAACCCGAATTATGCATTTCTGGACCTGACTATTGCGAGTTCAGCCAAGCCTGGTAGGGTGCAAATCGTGGGCAAAAAAGGCTCCCAGACAATAACCCAAGCCTGGGAACTAAAAGCCCGCGATAACTCGCCGAAAGGGCAGGGGGTCACGCAGGCGGACTTTATCTACTTGGCGATGCCCGACCGCTTCGCCAACGGCGACCCAAGCAACGACAAGTTTGCCGATATGCGCGACCCCAACCATGACCGGAGCAATGGTTTCCTGCGCCACGGCGGCGACTTGGCGGGCGCCACACAGCGCCTCTCGTATCTTAAAGATCTGGGTATCACGGCCGTGTGGTTTACGCCCGTCATTGAAAATAACCAGCCCCTAACCAATGAGGGCGGCACAATGCGCGCCTCGTATCATGGCTACGGCTTTACAGATCATTACAACGTGGACCGCCGTCTGGGGGGCAATTCTGCCTACAAAGCTTTCGTCGAAAAAGCTCACGCGGCTGGTATGAAAGTGGTGCAAGATGCTGTGTATAACCACATTGGTAACACGCATTGGTTTATCCAGGATCTACCGATGAAAAGCTGGCTCCACCAGTGGCCTTCTTACACCAACACGTCCTACCGGCAGCAGCCCATCACCGACCCGTACTCTTCTCAGATAGACAAGAAGATTACCCTCGATGGCTGGTTTGTGCCCTTCCTGCCCGATCTGAATCAGGAGAATCCTTACGTGGCCAATTTCCTAATTCAGCACGCTATCTGGTCAGTGGAGAACTTTGGGGTAGATGCGTGGCGCATTGATACCTACATGTATAATGACCAGCCGTTTATGAACCGCTGCAACCAAGCGCTGCTCACCGAATATCCGCGCATTCACATCTTCGGAGAGTCATCGGTGAATAATGTGGTCGATCAGGCGTACTACGTGCGCAACAACATCGATTTCAAGTTTAAGTCGAACCAGCCGGGCGGGCTAGACTTCGTGTTGGAAGGCGCCATGGTGGACGGCCTGAAGCACGATGGTAGCCCCCAGCGTATGTACGAAGCGTTGGCCCAAGATGCAGTGTATCAGGATCCAACCAAGTTTGTGACCTTCCTCGACAACCACGACCACGACCGGTTTCTATCGGTAGTAGGTGAAGACTACAACAAGTATAAATTGGGGCTGACCTGGCTGCTTACCACCCGCGGCATTCCATCGATGTACTATGGCACCGAGATTCTGATGAAGAATCTTAAAAACCCCACCGACGCTGAGGTGCGCAAAGATTTTCCTGGGGGCTGGCCCGGCGACAAGGAGGATAAGTTTACTGCCGCGGGCCGCACCCAGAAAGAAAACGAAGCTTTCCAGTTCGTGCGCACCCTGGCCACCTACCGCCGCGACCATCCCGTGCTGCACTCCGGTAAACTCATGCAGTATCTGCCTCAAGATGGCCTTTACGTTTACTTTCGCTACGACGACAAGGGCACTGTAATGGTCGCCACCAATGCCACCGATAAGCCTATCGCAATGCCTACGGCCCGCTTCTCCGAGCGTATGAATGGCTTTACTAAAGCCCGCAATGTTCTCACCAATGAGTCGCTGAATAGTGTCACGACTATTCAGGTGCCAGCCAAAACCGCGATGGTGTTGGAGCTGATGCGCTAA
- a CDS encoding zinc-dependent peptidase yields the protein MSYAIFLAIIGGLLFLFYRYITRNSRVRTEALAEEFPVEWRRILMERVAFYLSLTKNEKLRFERSVQVFLAQTLITGVQTEVDDTTRVLVAASAIIPVFGFPDWEYGNLSEVLIVPDAWREARDPNKEMTPLQGQLLGSVRNFQTSHYMHLSKSSLEQGFKDSLDKQNVGIHEFAHLLDQADGVIDGVPSMALPPNCSSPGPKLCSVKLRQSGMGSPTSTRTRAPTKQSFLRL from the coding sequence ATGAGCTACGCTATTTTTTTGGCCATTATCGGCGGCCTTCTCTTTCTATTTTACCGCTACATCACCCGCAACTCACGCGTACGGACGGAGGCATTGGCCGAAGAATTCCCCGTGGAGTGGCGACGCATACTGATGGAGCGCGTGGCCTTTTATCTGTCGCTCACCAAAAATGAGAAGCTACGGTTTGAGAGATCGGTGCAGGTTTTTCTGGCCCAAACGCTCATCACCGGCGTTCAAACCGAGGTAGATGACACCACTCGGGTGCTGGTGGCCGCTTCGGCTATTATTCCAGTTTTTGGGTTTCCCGATTGGGAATACGGCAATCTAAGTGAGGTGCTAATTGTGCCGGATGCCTGGCGCGAAGCCCGCGACCCAAACAAGGAAATGACACCATTGCAAGGTCAGTTACTGGGTAGCGTACGCAATTTCCAAACGTCTCATTACATGCACCTTTCCAAGTCTTCCTTAGAGCAAGGCTTTAAAGATTCATTGGACAAACAAAACGTTGGTATCCACGAGTTTGCTCACCTCCTTGACCAGGCCGATGGCGTGATTGATGGCGTGCCTTCGATGGCTTTGCCCCCGAACTGCTCCAGCCCTGGGCCGAAGTTATGCAGCGTGAAATTGAGGCAATCCGGGATGGGAAGTCCGACATCAACTCGTACGCGGGCACCAACGAAGCAGAGTTTTTTGCGGTTGTGA
- a CDS encoding pirin family protein produces MLKYIPATERHHAAPVQWLSSYFLLSFADYHDKDNMHFGPLRVFNDDTIAPNSGFPQHPHSDMEIVTLVLSGEVTHEDTMGNRAVIKKGEVQRMTAGTGLAHGERNETDEELRIYQLWFIPNQKGLSPSYEQKDLDFLDSKNELVPLVSGQKVLEDVVYMNSNSTVYWANLNAEKTITFKTFPIRNTFIYVRQGTIYVNGSEIGPSDQARLTDEHVIEIRAEKDAQFILIDLPAKEANY; encoded by the coding sequence ATGCTTAAGTATATCCCCGCCACCGAGCGCCACCACGCCGCACCCGTACAATGGCTCAGCAGTTACTTCCTGCTTTCCTTCGCTGATTATCACGACAAGGATAACATGCATTTTGGTCCTCTGCGCGTGTTCAACGACGATACTATCGCACCTAATTCCGGCTTTCCGCAGCACCCGCACTCCGATATGGAAATTGTGACTCTGGTGCTTAGCGGCGAGGTAACGCACGAGGATACCATGGGTAATCGGGCCGTGATTAAGAAGGGTGAAGTACAGCGGATGACGGCCGGTACGGGCCTGGCGCACGGGGAGCGCAACGAAACGGACGAGGAGCTACGCATTTATCAGCTCTGGTTTATCCCAAATCAGAAAGGGCTGAGCCCGAGCTACGAGCAAAAAGACCTCGACTTTCTGGATAGCAAGAATGAGCTAGTGCCGCTGGTATCGGGGCAGAAAGTACTGGAAGATGTGGTGTACATGAACTCCAACTCGACGGTATATTGGGCGAACCTGAACGCCGAAAAAACGATTACTTTCAAGACCTTTCCCATCCGTAATACTTTTATCTACGTGCGCCAGGGTACTATTTACGTCAACGGCTCCGAAATCGGCCCCAGCGACCAAGCCCGCCTAACCGATGAGCACGTAATAGAAATTCGGGCTGAGAAGGACGCCCAGTTTATTTTGATCGACTTGCCCGCCAAAGAGGCGAATTATTAG
- the recQ gene encoding DNA helicase RecQ: MLFAPQTYSPTLESARQVLKKYYGYDTFRPMQEEIISSILGGRDTVVLMPTGGGKSVCFQVPAVVSEGVCVVVSPLIALMKDQVEALKANGIAAAGINSSIGQSEQNNIGAACMSGHLKLLYVSPEKLLSPGFLQFLQRLKISMFAIDEAHCISSWGHDFRPEYTQLRLLREQFPQVPIIALTATADRLTQRDIQQQLRLQDPQVFVASFDRPNLNLIVRPGQDRVGGILEFLDRHPDQPGIIYCLSRKQCETLSQKLIAKGYRAGHYHAGMTPNQRSAVQEGFLKDDLQVIIATIAFGMGIDKSNVRWVIHYNLPKNIEGYYQEIGRAGRDGTDATALLFYSFSDVMSLREMLTKDNPNLTQLNLTKLERMQQFAEAASCRRKILLNYFGEILPTDCGNCDICRNPPTTFDGTLIAQKALSAVVRMRERASIGLLIDVLRGMRNQAVLSGGYDQIKTYGAGSDLPYLDWYSYVHQMLNDGLLYIAYEEGYALKITELGKEVLQGQRQLPLKQFKPAEKAEKPTRASRKAAQAATKPADATAKLYERLRQLRKRIADEQNVPPYVVFSDATLEEMAAEKPVSRVAMLAISGVGMKKFETYGEAFIKEILEHRGGGAPDSSTTTYADIADNLEEMPPTPAPRKREVGDTHETTFQLHRVGLSVEAIAEQRSLSTGTVRAHIETLYAKGYQIRLEEFLTMDEFAEIQTARDQLGGEPLLRDLFDHLREKHDYFKLRLAVHYQKRLRGDG, from the coding sequence ATGTTATTTGCCCCCCAAACCTATTCGCCGACCTTAGAATCTGCTCGGCAAGTCCTAAAGAAATACTACGGATACGATACGTTTCGCCCTATGCAAGAGGAGATTATATCTTCTATCTTGGGCGGACGCGATACGGTAGTGCTTATGCCTACGGGGGGCGGTAAGTCGGTTTGCTTTCAAGTGCCAGCCGTGGTGAGCGAGGGCGTGTGCGTGGTGGTGTCGCCGCTGATTGCCTTGATGAAAGATCAGGTAGAGGCACTCAAGGCCAACGGTATTGCGGCGGCGGGCATCAACAGCAGCATCGGACAGAGCGAGCAAAACAACATTGGGGCAGCCTGCATGAGTGGCCATCTGAAGCTACTATATGTGAGCCCCGAAAAGCTGCTCTCGCCCGGCTTCTTACAATTCTTGCAACGCCTCAAGATCAGCATGTTTGCGATTGATGAGGCCCACTGCATTTCATCCTGGGGCCACGATTTCCGGCCGGAGTACACCCAGCTACGATTACTGCGTGAACAGTTTCCGCAGGTGCCCATTATTGCCCTCACCGCTACCGCCGACCGCCTTACCCAGCGCGATATACAGCAGCAGCTGCGCCTGCAGGATCCGCAGGTATTCGTGGCCAGCTTCGACCGGCCCAACCTCAACCTTATCGTGCGGCCTGGCCAAGACCGCGTGGGGGGCATTTTGGAGTTTCTAGACCGTCACCCCGACCAGCCCGGCATTATCTATTGCCTTTCGCGCAAACAGTGCGAAACCCTTTCGCAAAAGCTCATTGCTAAGGGCTACCGCGCCGGTCACTACCACGCCGGCATGACGCCCAACCAGCGCTCAGCGGTGCAAGAAGGCTTTTTGAAGGATGATTTGCAGGTGATTATTGCCACCATCGCCTTCGGGATGGGCATTGATAAGAGCAATGTGCGCTGGGTAATCCACTACAACCTGCCCAAAAATATCGAGGGCTATTACCAGGAAATTGGTCGGGCCGGCCGAGACGGGACGGATGCTACGGCGCTGCTTTTCTATAGCTTCAGCGACGTGATGAGCTTGCGGGAAATGCTCACTAAAGACAACCCCAACCTTACCCAGCTAAACCTGACCAAGCTGGAGCGCATGCAGCAATTTGCCGAAGCCGCCAGTTGCCGCCGCAAAATTCTGCTGAATTACTTTGGCGAAATTCTGCCCACCGACTGCGGTAACTGCGACATTTGTCGCAATCCACCTACCACCTTCGACGGCACGCTTATCGCCCAGAAAGCACTGTCGGCGGTAGTTCGGATGCGGGAACGGGCCAGCATCGGTCTGCTCATCGACGTGCTGCGCGGTATGCGCAATCAAGCCGTGCTCAGCGGCGGCTACGACCAGATAAAAACCTACGGCGCCGGATCTGATTTGCCTTATCTGGATTGGTACAGCTACGTGCATCAAATGCTGAATGACGGCCTGCTCTACATTGCCTACGAAGAGGGCTATGCGCTTAAAATCACAGAGTTAGGCAAGGAGGTGCTGCAAGGCCAGCGTCAGCTGCCGCTTAAGCAGTTTAAACCCGCCGAAAAGGCCGAAAAACCCACTCGTGCCAGTCGCAAAGCAGCGCAAGCCGCCACGAAGCCTGCCGATGCGACAGCCAAGCTGTATGAGCGTTTGCGGCAGCTGCGCAAGCGCATTGCCGACGAGCAAAACGTGCCGCCTTATGTGGTGTTTTCGGATGCCACGCTGGAGGAAATGGCTGCTGAGAAACCCGTGTCGCGGGTGGCTATGCTAGCTATTTCGGGCGTGGGTATGAAAAAGTTTGAAACCTACGGCGAGGCGTTCATCAAGGAAATATTGGAGCATAGGGGTGGCGGCGCACCGGACTCCAGCACCACCACGTACGCCGACATTGCCGACAACTTGGAAGAAATGCCCCCCACGCCCGCTCCGCGCAAGCGTGAGGTCGGCGATACGCACGAAACCACGTTTCAGCTGCACCGGGTGGGGTTGAGTGTGGAGGCCATTGCCGAGCAGCGAAGTCTGAGTACCGGCACGGTGCGCGCCCATATCGAAACGCTGTATGCCAAAGGCTACCAGATTCGACTGGAGGAGTTTCTGACGATGGATGAGTTTGCCGAAATCCAAACTGCCCGCGACCAGCTCGGCGGCGAGCCACTGCTGCGCGATTTATTTGATCATCTGCGCGAAAAACACGATTACTTTAAATTAAGGCTGGCCGTGCATTACCAGAAGCGACTGCGTGGAGACGGCTAA
- a CDS encoding PA14 domain-containing protein → MGNGLKAVYYRGENFEEPIHTRIDPVIDFDWKEESPAPGVPADHFSVRWTGRIYAPATGVYTFRIIADDGMRVWVGGRQLMEEWRPQQALVATARVRLTGGKFYSIRVDYYQEGIETRAFLGWDLPVQEPAFSPDDLTREGRSRTGFFGKPVATLVPVQRRFLFTPVPSVVRPLVAKPAKSKLPDAEKVEKTKVTVSKAVVATPKPPPQRPVRRVVKPIPVLPRPTPAPPLVSVPAPTLPTDSLLTLAALPVGTIVPLHQLYFTRGTANLLPSSRPELTRLVRALQAQPELNLEIRGHTDNVGDSILNRRLSVQRARVVRAYLVQRGIDSLRLTTQGYGGTRPVADNQDPNQRPRNRRVEVVRR, encoded by the coding sequence GTGGGTAATGGGCTGAAGGCGGTTTACTATCGTGGTGAAAACTTTGAAGAACCAATTCATACGCGCATAGACCCCGTTATTGATTTCGATTGGAAGGAGGAATCACCCGCGCCTGGTGTCCCGGCAGATCATTTCTCGGTTCGCTGGACGGGCAGGATTTACGCGCCAGCCACAGGCGTGTATACCTTCCGTATTATTGCCGATGATGGGATGCGGGTGTGGGTTGGAGGGCGGCAGCTGATGGAGGAATGGCGACCCCAACAAGCATTGGTAGCAACAGCGCGTGTGCGCCTTACGGGGGGCAAATTTTACTCTATACGGGTAGATTATTACCAAGAGGGAATAGAAACACGGGCTTTCTTGGGTTGGGATTTGCCGGTCCAGGAACCCGCTTTCTCGCCCGATGATCTTACGAGAGAAGGCCGCAGCCGAACCGGTTTTTTTGGCAAGCCTGTCGCAACGCTAGTGCCAGTACAACGGCGTTTCTTATTTACTCCCGTGCCTTCTGTGGTACGCCCGCTTGTGGCGAAGCCTGCAAAATCTAAATTACCAGACGCTGAGAAGGTTGAGAAGACGAAAGTAACTGTATCCAAAGCCGTTGTAGCCACGCCAAAGCCACCACCCCAGCGGCCTGTGCGGCGTGTTGTGAAGCCGATACCAGTCTTGCCGCGACCTACTCCTGCCCCACCATTAGTTTCTGTGCCTGCGCCTACTCTGCCTACCGATTCGCTGCTTACGCTGGCTGCGTTGCCGGTTGGCACCATCGTGCCCTTGCACCAATTATACTTCACCCGCGGCACCGCCAACTTACTGCCCTCTTCCCGACCCGAGCTGACTCGTTTGGTTCGGGCGCTTCAGGCGCAGCCCGAGCTGAATCTGGAAATCCGAGGCCATACCGACAATGTGGGTGACTCCATCCTTAACCGCCGACTCTCAGTGCAGCGTGCGCGCGTCGTGCGGGCCTACCTTGTGCAGCGCGGGATTGATTCACTTCGCCTCACTACCCAGGGCTACGGCGGTACCCGTCCCGTTGCCGATAACCAAGACCCCAATCAGCGTCCGCGAAACAGGCGGGTAGAAGTAGTGCGGCGGTAA